A stretch of the Taeniopygia guttata chromosome 3, bTaeGut7.mat, whole genome shotgun sequence genome encodes the following:
- the EPM2A gene encoding laforin isoform X2 codes for MQKEAAFLGNGPHHDRSCVYDQSNIVDGVYCLPIAHWIEVSGHTDEMKHTTDFYFNIAGHQAIHYSRILPNIWLGSCPRQLEHVTIKLKHELGVTAVMNFQTESDIVQNSWGCNRYPEPMSPEILMKLYKEEGLAYVWLPTADMSTEGRIQMLPQAVCLLHGLLQNGHTVYVHCNAGVGRSTAAVSGWLRYVMGWSLRKVQYFLASRRPAVYIDEEALNRAEEDFYQKFGHLRSSYQIEE; via the exons ATGCAGAAGGAGGCTGCCTTTCTAG GCAATGGGCCCCATCATGATCGAAGTTGTGTTTACGACCAGAGCAACATAGTAGATGGAGTTTACTGCCTCCCAATAGCACACTGGATTGAAGTCTCTGGGCATACTGATGAGATGAAACACACAACCGATTTCTATTTCAATATCGCAGGACATCAAGCTATCCATTACTCCAG GATTCTGCCAAACATCTGGCTGGGAAGTTGCCCTCGGCAGCTGGAGCATGTGACCATCAAGCTGAAGCATGAGCTGGGTGTTACAGCTGTGATGAACTTCCAGACTGAATCTGACATTGTTCAAAATTCCTGGGGCTGCAACCGCTACCCAGAACCCATGAGCCCTGAAATCCTCATGAAGCTGTATAAAGAAGAAGGTCTTGCCTATGTCTGGCTGCCAACTGCAGACATGAGCACTGAAG GAAGAATCCAGATGTTGCCACAAGCTGTCTGCCTCCTGCACGGGCTGCTGCAGAATGGACACACTGTCTATGTTCATTGCAATGCTGGTGTTGGCAGGTCTACAGCAGCTGTCAGTGGCTGGCTGAGATACGTGATGGGATGGAGCCTGAGGAAAGTGCAGTACTTCTTGGCTTCCCGGAGACCAGCTGTCTATATAGATGAGGAAGCTCTGAATCGTGCTGAAGAAGATTTCTACCAGAAATTTGGGCATCTTCGTTCCTCATACCAAATAGAAGAGTag
- the EPM2A gene encoding laforin isoform X3: MKHTTDFYFNIAGHQAIHYSRILPNIWLGSCPRQLEHVTIKLKHELGVTAVMNFQTESDIVQNSWGCNRYPEPMSPEILMKLYKEEGLAYVWLPTADMSTEGRIQMLPQAVCLLHGLLQNGHTVYVHCNAGVGRSTAAVSGWLRYVMGWSLRKVQYFLASRRPAVYIDEEALNRAEEDFYQKFGHLRSSYQIEE, translated from the exons ATGAAACACACAACCGATTTCTATTTCAATATCGCAGGACATCAAGCTATCCATTACTCCAG GATTCTGCCAAACATCTGGCTGGGAAGTTGCCCTCGGCAGCTGGAGCATGTGACCATCAAGCTGAAGCATGAGCTGGGTGTTACAGCTGTGATGAACTTCCAGACTGAATCTGACATTGTTCAAAATTCCTGGGGCTGCAACCGCTACCCAGAACCCATGAGCCCTGAAATCCTCATGAAGCTGTATAAAGAAGAAGGTCTTGCCTATGTCTGGCTGCCAACTGCAGACATGAGCACTGAAG GAAGAATCCAGATGTTGCCACAAGCTGTCTGCCTCCTGCACGGGCTGCTGCAGAATGGACACACTGTCTATGTTCATTGCAATGCTGGTGTTGGCAGGTCTACAGCAGCTGTCAGTGGCTGGCTGAGATACGTGATGGGATGGAGCCTGAGGAAAGTGCAGTACTTCTTGGCTTCCCGGAGACCAGCTGTCTATATAGATGAGGAAGCTCTGAATCGTGCTGAAGAAGATTTCTACCAGAAATTTGGGCATCTTCGTTCCTCATACCAAATAGAAGAGTag
- the EPM2A gene encoding laforin isoform X1, producing MLFRFGVVLPGRVTEGGAELLVAGSRPELGEWDPRRAVPMRRARPSAPLPAQEPALWLAEVALPDEDAASPFWYKFLRREGGHFLWEGNGPHHDRSCVYDQSNIVDGVYCLPIAHWIEVSGHTDEMKHTTDFYFNIAGHQAIHYSRILPNIWLGSCPRQLEHVTIKLKHELGVTAVMNFQTESDIVQNSWGCNRYPEPMSPEILMKLYKEEGLAYVWLPTADMSTEGRIQMLPQAVCLLHGLLQNGHTVYVHCNAGVGRSTAAVSGWLRYVMGWSLRKVQYFLASRRPAVYIDEEALNRAEEDFYQKFGHLRSSYQIEE from the exons ATGCTGTTCCGCTTCGGCGTGGTGCTGCCCGGCCGGGTGACGGAGGGCGGCGCGGAGCTGCTGGTGGCCGGGTCGCGGCCGGAGCTGGGCGAGTGGGATCCGCGGCGCGCCGTGCCCATGAGGCGGGCGCGGCCGAgcgccccgctgcccgcccaggAGCCCGCGCTGTGGCTGGCCGAGGTGGCGCTGCCGGACGAGGACGCCGCCAGCCCCTTCTGGTACAAGTTCCTGCGGCGGGAGGGCGGCCACTTCCTCTGGGAAG GCAATGGGCCCCATCATGATCGAAGTTGTGTTTACGACCAGAGCAACATAGTAGATGGAGTTTACTGCCTCCCAATAGCACACTGGATTGAAGTCTCTGGGCATACTGATGAGATGAAACACACAACCGATTTCTATTTCAATATCGCAGGACATCAAGCTATCCATTACTCCAG GATTCTGCCAAACATCTGGCTGGGAAGTTGCCCTCGGCAGCTGGAGCATGTGACCATCAAGCTGAAGCATGAGCTGGGTGTTACAGCTGTGATGAACTTCCAGACTGAATCTGACATTGTTCAAAATTCCTGGGGCTGCAACCGCTACCCAGAACCCATGAGCCCTGAAATCCTCATGAAGCTGTATAAAGAAGAAGGTCTTGCCTATGTCTGGCTGCCAACTGCAGACATGAGCACTGAAG GAAGAATCCAGATGTTGCCACAAGCTGTCTGCCTCCTGCACGGGCTGCTGCAGAATGGACACACTGTCTATGTTCATTGCAATGCTGGTGTTGGCAGGTCTACAGCAGCTGTCAGTGGCTGGCTGAGATACGTGATGGGATGGAGCCTGAGGAAAGTGCAGTACTTCTTGGCTTCCCGGAGACCAGCTGTCTATATAGATGAGGAAGCTCTGAATCGTGCTGAAGAAGATTTCTACCAGAAATTTGGGCATCTTCGTTCCTCATACCAAATAGAAGAGTag